Genomic window (Ananas comosus cultivar F153 linkage group 1, ASM154086v1, whole genome shotgun sequence):
ATCACCAGCTCACTCCATATGAGAGTGCCCATGTCCATTTAGACACTCCTCaccttcctcttctccctctctctctctctctctctctctctctctctctctctctctctctctctctctctctccccatatATAACAATGGCTAATCCAAACCCAGAAGCTAAAGTTATAACTGGTTCTACTCCACCGCAGCCGcaaccgccgccaccgccgcagcCGACGAATTCGTTACCGGAAGAAGCAATAGTTCCGGGGGTGAAGAAGCGCCAGAATGTGAGGTTCGCCTTCGCCTGCGCCACCCTTGCCTCCATGACCTCCATCCTCTTAGGCTATGGTAAAAGATATGTTAATATAtgtatccaaattttttttaaggacTAATGtgcaaaaagatatatatatatatatatatatatagagagagagagagagagagagagagagagagagagagactctgtGATCATTGAATGCGTAGGTTGAATAGCTGGttagcataataataataatttaaaaataaataagtgtatatataatatgtactattaatagtatcaactctctttctctctagtttggtttgatatatatgtataagaaAGGATTTGTTTGGCCGAGCTTTTATATGCTGGGACTTACTTTGTGCCTAAATAGGCTATTTGGTTTAGATAATCTAAGCGTTCAcactctaaattttaatttaattatctaCTTTGTGACAGACAGAAAAATCAGAATATAATTAAGATTCGAAGTTTGAGTTTTGGatgataattatttttcttccgaacaaattttaaattttttttagttgcaTGGAAAAACAAGGTGGGAAAATATTTTTCGGGGtatatgtaaattaaattttggggaagataaatatatatatatttttcattttctaaattttttttaatgaaaatacaaataaataaattccgCTAGCTATATGCATGCAATTGTAAATGAGCGTAATTACTTACTGCAGACATCGGGGTGATGAGCGGGGCGGTGCTGTTCATTCAGAAGGACTTGAAGATCAGCGACACGCAGGTGGAGGTCCTGACGGGCATCCTCAACCTCTACTCGCTGGTCGGCTCCTTCGCCGCCGGCCGCACCTCCGACTGGATCGGCCGCCGCTACACCATCGTCTTCGCCTCCGCCATCTTCTTCGCCGGCGCCCTCCTCATGGGCTTCGCCCCCAACTACGCCCTCCTCATGCTCGGCCGCTTCGTTGCCGGCATCGGCGTCGGCTACGCCCTCATGATCGCCCCCGTCTACACCGCCGAGGTCTCCCCCGCCTCCTCCCGCGGCTTCCTCACCTCCTTCCCCGAGGTATATATAAGTTTAAGCTGTCAGAGAACggtatttacttattttatgtattattgaaaaatttatGTAATGTTTCGTGATGTACGATAAATTAATAAACAGGTGTTCATCAATACGGGTATCCTGATCGGCTACATCTCGAACTACGCCTTCTCGCACCTGCCGCTGAACCTCGGGTGGCGGTTCATGCTGGGCGTGGGCGCGATCCCGTCCGTGTTCCTGGCCGTGGGCGTGCTGGCGATGCCGGAGTCGCCGCGGTGGCTGGTGATGAAGGGCCGGCTGGCGGAGGCCGCGTCGGTGCTGCACCGCACGTCCGACACCGCCGAAGAGGCCGAGCTGCGCCTGCTCGACATCAAGAAGGCGGCCGGCGTCCCCGCCGGCTGCACCGACGACTTCTTCGCGCCCGCCAAGCGGCAGCGCGGCGGCGAGAGCGTCTGGAAGGAGCTGTTCCTCCGCCCGACGCCGCCCGTGCGCCGCATCCTCGTCACCGCCCTCGGCATTCACTTCTTCCAGCAGGCCTCCGGCATCGACTCCGTCGTGCTGTACAGCCCCCGCGTGTTCCAGAAGGCCGGCATCACCGACAAGAACAAGCTGCTCGGCACCACCGTCGCGGTCGGCTTCGTCAAGACGCTCTTCATCCTCGTCGCCACGTTCCTGCTCGACCGCGTCGGCCGGCGGCCGCTCCTGCTCAGCAGCACCGGCGGAATGGTGGCGTCGCTGGCGGGGCTGGGCATCGGGCTGACGGTGATCGGTCATAGCGCCGGCGGCACCGTCCCGTGGGCCGTCGGGCTCTCGATCGCCTCCATCCTCGCCTACGTCGCCTTCTTCTCGATCGGCCTCGGCCCGATCACGTGGGTCTACACGTCGGAGATCTTCCCGCTGCGCCTGCGGGCGCTCGGGTGCGCCGTCGGCGTGGCGCTGAACCGCTGCACCAGCGGCGTCATCACGATGACCTTCATATCGCTCTACAAGGCGATCACCATCGGGGGCAGCTTCTTCCTCTACGCCGGGATCGCCACGGCCGCGTGGGTGTTCTTCTTCACGTACCTCCCGGAGACCCGCGGGCGCATGCTCGAAGACACCGGAAAGCTGTTCGGAATTATGGATACGGATAAGGACGTCGATGTCTGCGATGAACAGCCACCTCACAAATCCGTAGGAGAAGAAAAAGCAATTCAACTTACTAACAACAATAGCAGCAGTAACACTACTACTGAAACAGGGACTAACAGGCAATTACCAAAAGTTTAGTGGCTTAGTTTGTTAGGGATCAGATTGTAAGAAGGAGAAAAATGGGAGGactttaaagagaaaaattgtAAGAGGATTGGTGTGACCACCCACCAATGACAATCGTTGGTTGATGTAATTGGATACGAAAAGAGTACTActgcttttcttttccttttttttgtgtgtaattattggttggttgatataattagtttttatgGGGTCTACAATAGATGTCCTATTTTAGTAGTGCAAATGGGTGAacgaatcaaatttaaaaaaaaaaaaaa
Coding sequences:
- the LOC109720147 gene encoding putative polyol transporter 1, yielding MANPNPEAKVITGSTPPQPQPPPPPQPTNSLPEEAIVPGVKKRQNVRFAFACATLASMTSILLGYDIGVMSGAVLFIQKDLKISDTQVEVLTGILNLYSLVGSFAAGRTSDWIGRRYTIVFASAIFFAGALLMGFAPNYALLMLGRFVAGIGVGYALMIAPVYTAEVSPASSRGFLTSFPEVFINTGILIGYISNYAFSHLPLNLGWRFMLGVGAIPSVFLAVGVLAMPESPRWLVMKGRLAEAASVLHRTSDTAEEAELRLLDIKKAAGVPAGCTDDFFAPAKRQRGGESVWKELFLRPTPPVRRILVTALGIHFFQQASGIDSVVLYSPRVFQKAGITDKNKLLGTTVAVGFVKTLFILVATFLLDRVGRRPLLLSSTGGMVASLAGLGIGLTVIGHSAGGTVPWAVGLSIASILAYVAFFSIGLGPITWVYTSEIFPLRLRALGCAVGVALNRCTSGVITMTFISLYKAITIGGSFFLYAGIATAAWVFFFTYLPETRGRMLEDTGKLFGIMDTDKDVDVCDEQPPHKSVGEEKAIQLTNNNSSSNTTTETGTNRQLPKV